One window from the genome of Bufo bufo chromosome 4, aBufBuf1.1, whole genome shotgun sequence encodes:
- the RNF168 gene encoding E3 ubiquitin-protein ligase RNF168: MSKKRKYPLSRPESICGICREILLEPVTLPCDHTLCHPCFRLTVEKASLCCPYCRHRVSNWARKNARSGTLVDKELWEIIQRQYPEECGRRARGLDSVEDDFEDGFISYPAPRICKPGEIRQEYEAEITKIEAERLSREEEERKKSEEYIRRLLAEEEEEQRLHQERAQRQSEEQLKRDEELARMLNSNMNESFTSDQSSIIEVPVASKQTPSSKSSKNVKAKPKQSGDIERFLSPKVNESIHIRSSAQIRSEDLKHLNSTLRSNGSVLDSDEDSMPSLSPQFSFSVNGRKMHASDTELPIPCLSKYSPIDAAQSDLHVASSSEGLTAKFSSRNKTPSDMAAINISPPMSSSDRGDVGWWSSSESSHVPSSPDQWIKTAKRTLESPVDGDSHVTEKRQKVSCLENNSVAELYTERIKEQEEALIQRKLQEEQDRMMALKLQKLLDKEESMVSRHKGSPDEYKLRPKRTSQQQEESDTTPQKKSQFNDGKAESPGSGDTSDENKKPAPKKSVQRNGVGHSSRTQLSEGLKVLRPSNKQQTILGMFQKSAGK; the protein is encoded by the exons ATGTCgaagaaaagaaaatatcccctgtCACGCCCTGAATCCATCTGTGGCATCTGTCGGGAGATACTTCTGGAGCCGGTGACGCTGCCATGCGATCACACCTTGTGCCACCCATGCTTCCGGCTAACTGTAGAAAAAGCTAGCTTGTGTTGTCCTTACTGTCGGCATAGAGTTTCTAACTGGGCACGTAAAAATGCCCGCTCCGGGACTCTGGTGGATAAGGAGCTGTGGGAAATCATCCAGCGTCAGTACCCAGAGGAGTGTGGGCGCCGCGCCCGTGGACTGGACTCTGTAGAAGATGACTTTGAAGATG GTTTTATCTCCTATCCAGCACCTCGTATATGCAAGCCTGGAGAAATCCGACAGGAATATGAGGCTGAAATTACAAAG ATTGAAGCTGAGCGACTTAGCAGAGAAGAGGAAGAACGTAAGAAAAGTGAAGAGTATATTCGTAGACTGTTagctgaggaagaggaggaacaaCGGTTACATCAGGAACGTGCGCAGAGGCAGTCGGAAGAGCAGCTAAAGCGAGATGAAGAGTTGGCTCGGATGCTAAACAGTAATATG AATGAGTCCTTTACATCTGACCAGTCATCCATTATTGAGGTGCCCGTAGCTTCCAAGCAGACTCCCAGCTCAAAGTCATCCAAAAATGTGAAGGCCAAACCAAAACAATCTGGAGACATTGAAAG ATTTCTATCCCCTAAAGTTAATGAAAGCATTCATATTAGAAGCTCTGCTCAAATCAGGAGTGAAGATTTAAAG CATCTTAATTCCACCTTGCGAAGTAATGGAAGTGTGTTGGACTCGGATGAAGACTCCATGCCATCTTTATCTCCTCAATTCAgtttttctgtaaatggcagaaaaATGCACGCTTCTGACACAGAGCTGCCGATACCTTGTCTATCGAAATACTCGCCTATTGATGCAGCCCAAAGCGACCTGCATGTGGCAAGCTCCTCTGAGGGTTTGACTGCTAAATTCAGTTCAAGAAATAAGACCCCATCAGACATGGCTGCTATAAACATCTCTCCACCAATGTCTTCCAGTGATCGAGGTGACGTTGGGTGGTGGAGCTCTTCAGAATCCAGCCATGTTCCCAGTTCTCCTGACCAGTGGATTAAAACAGCTAAACGAACCCTAGAGTCCCCTGTAGATGGCGACAGCCATGTAACCGAAAAGCGTCAGAAGGTTTCTTGCTTGGAGAACAACTCGGTTGCAGAGTTATATACAGAGAGAATAAAGGAGCAGGAAGAGGCGCTCATTCAAAGGAAGCTACAGGAAGAACAGGACAGGATGATGGCACTGAAGCTGCAAAAGCTGTTAGACAAAGAAGAAAGCATGGTGAGCAGGCACAAAGGATCCCCGGATGAGTACAAGCTGCGGCCAAAGAGAACAAGCCAGCAACAAGAAGAATCAGACACTACACCTCAGAAAAAGTCACAATTTAATGACGGCAAAGCGGAGAGCCCTGGAAGTGGGGACACatcagatgaaaataaaaaacctgcccccaaaaaatctgtgCAGCGGAATGGAGTAGGACACTCGTCAAGAACACAACTATCTGAAGGCCTCAAAGTCTTGAGGCCAAGTAATAAGCAGCAAACAATACTGGGCATGTTTCAAAAGTCGGCTGGAAAGTGA